A part of Carettochelys insculpta isolate YL-2023 chromosome 1, ASM3395843v1, whole genome shotgun sequence genomic DNA contains:
- the LOC142007113 gene encoding olfactory receptor 52E8-like — protein MSDFNSSDFTNPSTFILLGIPGLEAAHVWISIPFCAMYVIAMLGNFAIMFIVKTEPSLHEPMYYFLCMLAITDLVLCTCTVPKMLSIFWFNFREIGFSACLTQMFFLHSFFTMESGIFMAMAFDRYVAICDPLRHSTTLRIPVLAKIALVVVLRGSLVTLPCPLLASKWPYCRTNIIPQTCCEHMAVVNLACADTRINSYYGLIVANLVISLDVIFIAVSYVQILRAIFSLPTKDARLKTFGTCGSHLFAILVFYIPAIFSVITYRAGHKVPLHFHVLFANVCLLAPPMLNPIIFGVRTKQIRNRLFQVFSQRGITVFSLFSSFQKEASGELASDMAPGRLP, from the coding sequence ATGTCAGATTTCAACTCATCTGACTTCACCAACCCATCcaccttcatcctgctgggcattcctggcctggaggcagCTCATGTCTGGATATCCATCCCCTTCTGTGCCATGTATGTCATAGCGATGCTGGGGAACTTTGCCATCATGTTCATCGTGAAGACGGAGCCGAGCcttcatgagcccatgtactatttcctctgcatgctggccatCACCGACCTGGTCCTGTGCACATGCACAGTGCccaaaatgctgagcatcttctggttcaatttCAGGGAGATCGGGTtcagtgcctgcctcacccagatgttcttccttcACTCCTTCTTTACAATGGAGTCTGGAATTTTCATGGCTatggcttttgatcgctacgtggccatctgcgATCCCCTGAGGCATTCCACCACCCTGAGAATCCCTGTGTTGGCCAAGATTGCCTTGGTTGTGGTACTGCGGGGCAGCCTGGTCACACTGCCCTGTCCCTTGCTAGCAAGTAAGTGGCCATACTGTAGAACCAACATCATCCCCCAAACGTGCTGTGAGCACATGGCCGTGGTAAATCTGGCTTGTGCTGACACCCGCATCAATAGTTACTATGGCCTCATTGTTGCAAACTTGGTGATCAGTTTAGATGTGATTTTTATTGCTGTATCCTATGTTCAGATACTACGGGCCATCTTTAGCCTCCCCACAAAGGACGCCCGCCTCAAGACTTTCGGGACCTGTGGTTCCCATCTCTTTGCCATTTTAGTCTTTTACATCCCAGCTATCTTCTCCGTCATCACATACCGGGCCGGCCACAAAGTGCCCCTGCATTTCCATGTTCTCTTTGCCAACGTTTGCCTCCTTGCTCCCCCCATGTTAAACCCCATCATTTTTGGTGTTAGAACCAAACAGATCCGGAATAGGCTATTCCAGGTCTTCAGTCAGAGAGGCATCACAGTTTTCTCCTTGTTCTCTAGCTTTCAGAAAGAAGCCAGTGGAGAGCTCGCTTCTGACATGGCACCAGGCCGTCTTCCCTGA